A genome region from Streptomyces sp. NBC_01296 includes the following:
- a CDS encoding bifunctional [glutamine synthetase] adenylyltransferase/[glutamine synthetase]-adenylyl-L-tyrosine phosphorylase: MTVPGRRSSTFMQLLRSGFTDPSAAARLLDSDALASVRTDPVLLDALGATADPDLALLGLVRLAEAQSGDERPVLLDTLVSAKPLRDRLLGVLGASEALADHLARHPRDWHALVTYEAADLHPGLAEFEQGLAQAHDPIALRVAYRRCLLSIAARDVCGTIDVAQTAAELADLATATLRAALRIASAAAPDDAAACRLAVIAMGKCGGNELNYVSDVDVIFVGDAPNGGGGADEAKAVQAATRLASHLMRICSETTIEGTIWPVDANLRPEGRNGPLVRTLASHLAYYQRWAKTWEFQALLKARAVAGDPDLGAQYIDAITPLVWQAAERENFVADVQKMRRRVVDNIPASQVDRELKLGPGGLRDVEFAVQLLQLVHGRSDAGLHSGSTLDALHALAAGGYVGRTDAAQLNDAYRFLRAMEHRIQLYRLRRTHLVPEDEADLRRLGRSLGLRTEPVAELNKAWRRHASVVRRLHEKLFYRPLLDAVAQLSPGETRLSPRAAGQRLEALGYADPASALRHLEALSSGVTRKAAIQRTLLPVMLGWFADSADPDAGLLNFRKVSDALGKTPWYLRLLRDEGAAAENLARVLSAGRLAPDLLMRAPEAVALLGDPEGLQPRTHEALAQEVLAAVGRAGSAEAGVAAARGVRRRELFRTAAADIIGSYGTEDSPAEEDPGALVDRVGNAVSDLTAATIAGALRAAVSHHWGETLPTRFAIIGVGRFGGHELGYGSDADVLFVHEPREGVDEQEAAKAAQTVIAEMRRLLQLPTADPPLLIDADLRPEGRSGPLVRTLSSYAAYYRRWSLTWESQALLRAQSVAGDAELGARFIELIDPLRYPAEGLGEDAVREIRRLKARMETERLPRGADPTLHTKLGRGGLSDVEWTVQLIQMQHAWSEPGLRTTRTREALAAAHAAGLIPAEEAQILDEAWVLATRVRNAVMLVRGRAGDTFPSEARELAAVGRYLGYAEGTVGELLDDYRRITRRARAVVDDLFYGA, translated from the coding sequence ATGACAGTCCCGGGACGCAGGAGCAGTACCTTCATGCAGCTGCTGCGCAGCGGCTTCACCGACCCCTCGGCCGCGGCGCGGCTGCTCGACTCCGACGCGCTGGCCTCCGTACGCACCGATCCGGTGCTCCTCGACGCCCTCGGGGCGACCGCCGATCCGGATCTCGCCCTCCTCGGGCTCGTCCGGCTCGCCGAGGCGCAGAGCGGCGACGAACGGCCCGTACTCCTCGACACCCTCGTCAGCGCCAAGCCGCTGCGCGACCGCCTCCTCGGTGTGCTCGGCGCGTCCGAGGCGCTCGCCGACCACCTCGCCCGCCACCCCCGCGACTGGCACGCGCTGGTGACGTACGAGGCCGCCGATCTGCACCCCGGGCTCGCCGAGTTCGAGCAGGGGCTCGCCCAGGCCCACGACCCCATCGCCCTGCGCGTCGCCTACCGACGCTGCCTGCTCTCCATCGCCGCCCGCGACGTCTGCGGCACCATCGACGTCGCCCAGACCGCCGCCGAGCTCGCCGACCTCGCCACCGCAACCCTCCGCGCCGCCCTGCGGATCGCGTCCGCCGCCGCCCCCGACGACGCCGCCGCCTGCCGGCTCGCCGTCATCGCCATGGGCAAGTGCGGCGGCAACGAGCTGAACTACGTGTCCGACGTCGACGTCATCTTCGTCGGGGACGCTCCCAACGGAGGCGGCGGCGCCGACGAGGCCAAGGCCGTCCAGGCCGCCACCCGCCTCGCCTCCCACCTCATGCGCATCTGCTCCGAGACCACCATCGAAGGCACCATCTGGCCCGTCGACGCCAACCTGCGCCCCGAGGGCCGCAACGGCCCCCTCGTCCGCACCCTCGCCTCCCACCTCGCCTACTACCAGCGCTGGGCCAAGACCTGGGAGTTCCAGGCCCTGCTCAAGGCCCGCGCCGTGGCCGGCGACCCGGACCTCGGCGCCCAGTACATCGACGCCATAACGCCCCTCGTCTGGCAGGCCGCCGAACGCGAGAACTTCGTCGCCGACGTCCAGAAGATGCGCCGCCGCGTCGTCGACAACATCCCCGCCTCCCAGGTCGACCGCGAGCTCAAGCTCGGCCCCGGCGGCCTGCGCGACGTCGAGTTCGCCGTCCAGCTGCTCCAGCTCGTCCACGGCCGCAGCGACGCCGGCCTGCACTCCGGCAGCACCCTCGACGCCCTGCACGCCCTCGCCGCCGGCGGCTACGTCGGCCGGACCGACGCCGCCCAGCTGAACGACGCGTACCGGTTCCTGCGCGCCATGGAACACCGCATCCAGCTCTACCGGCTGCGCCGCACCCACCTCGTCCCCGAGGACGAGGCCGACCTGCGCCGCCTCGGCCGCTCCCTCGGCCTGCGCACCGAACCCGTCGCCGAGCTCAACAAGGCCTGGCGCCGCCACGCCTCCGTGGTCCGGCGCCTGCACGAGAAGCTCTTCTACCGGCCGCTGCTCGACGCCGTCGCCCAGCTCTCCCCCGGCGAGACCCGGCTCTCCCCGCGCGCCGCCGGCCAGCGCCTCGAAGCCCTCGGCTACGCCGACCCGGCCTCGGCCCTGCGCCACCTCGAAGCCCTCTCCTCCGGCGTCACCCGCAAGGCCGCCATCCAGCGCACCCTGCTGCCCGTCATGCTCGGCTGGTTCGCCGACTCCGCCGATCCGGACGCCGGCCTGCTGAACTTCCGCAAGGTCTCCGACGCCCTCGGCAAGACCCCCTGGTACCTGCGCCTGCTCCGCGACGAGGGCGCCGCCGCCGAGAACCTGGCCCGCGTCCTGTCCGCCGGCCGGCTCGCCCCCGATCTGCTGATGCGCGCCCCCGAGGCCGTCGCCCTGCTCGGCGACCCCGAAGGGCTGCAGCCCCGTACGCACGAGGCCCTGGCGCAGGAGGTGCTCGCCGCCGTCGGCCGCGCCGGCAGCGCCGAGGCCGGCGTCGCCGCAGCCCGCGGGGTCCGCCGCCGCGAGCTGTTCCGCACCGCCGCCGCCGACATCATCGGCTCGTACGGTACGGAGGACAGCCCGGCCGAGGAGGACCCCGGCGCCCTCGTCGACCGGGTCGGCAACGCCGTCTCCGACCTCACCGCCGCCACCATCGCCGGAGCCCTGCGCGCCGCCGTCAGCCACCACTGGGGCGAGACCCTGCCCACCCGCTTCGCGATCATCGGCGTCGGCCGCTTCGGCGGTCACGAACTCGGCTACGGATCCGACGCCGACGTCCTGTTCGTCCACGAACCCCGCGAGGGCGTCGACGAACAGGAGGCCGCGAAGGCCGCCCAGACCGTCATCGCCGAAATGCGCAGGCTGCTCCAACTCCCCACCGCCGACCCGCCGCTGCTCATCGACGCCGACCTGCGTCCCGAGGGCCGCTCCGGGCCGCTCGTACGCACCCTGTCCTCGTACGCCGCGTACTACCGGCGCTGGTCCCTGACCTGGGAGAGCCAGGCCCTGCTGCGCGCCCAATCCGTCGCGGGCGACGCCGAACTAGGCGCCCGCTTCATCGAGCTCATCGACCCGCTGCGCTACCCGGCGGAGGGCCTCGGCGAGGACGCCGTACGGGAGATCCGCCGCCTGAAGGCCCGCATGGAAACCGAGCGGCTGCCACGCGGCGCCGACCCGACCCTGCACACGAAGCTCGGCCGCGGCGGCCTCAGCGACGTCGAGTGGACCGTCCAGCTGATCCAGATGCAGCACGCCTGGTCGGAGCCCGGCCTGCGCACCACCCGTACCCGCGAGGCCCTGGCCGCCGCCCACGCGGCCGGGCTGATCCCGGCCGAGGAGGCGCAGATCCTGGACGAGGCCTGGGTGCTCGCCACCCGGGTCCGCAACGCGGTGATGCTGGTCCGCGGCCGGGCCGGGGACACTTTTCCCTCGGAGGCCCGCGAACTGGCGGCCGTGGGCCGCTACCTCGGCTACGCGGAGGGCACAGTCGGCGAACTGCTCGACGACTACCGCCGCATCACGCGCAGGGCCCGCGCGGTCGTGGACGACCTCTTCTACGGGGCCTGA